A window from Populus trichocarpa isolate Nisqually-1 chromosome 3, P.trichocarpa_v4.1, whole genome shotgun sequence encodes these proteins:
- the LOC18097025 gene encoding uncharacterized protein LOC18097025 isoform X3, translating to MATSNTTTTPPPQHQQVDTATAEEITAKAAHKRYEGLMMVRTKAIKGKGAWYWAHLEPMLVHNTDTGLPKAVKLRCSLCDAVFSASNPSRTASEHLKRGTCPNFNSVPKPISSISPNTALLPSPSSSGGVGGGATTVVHGSSNRKRPVVSSSGLSGSGGVASSAYPVTAVGSTYQVSPLAIVDPSRFSGEMAMLPQQPHLMLSGGKEDLGALAMLEDSVKRLKSPKTSPGQALSKTQIDCALDYLADWVYESCGSVSFSSLEHPKFRAFLNQVGLPVVSRRDFVGGRLDVKYEEARAESEARIRDAMFFQIASDGWKLKSNGSSGDVNFVNLTVNLPNGTSLYRRAVFASGSVPSKYAEEVFWETITGICGSLVQQCVGIVADRFKAKALRSLENQNHWMINLSCQLQGFTSLIKDFSKELPLFRTVSENCFKLASFVNNKTPVRNSFHKYQLQEYGNAGLLRMPLREYEKMDFGPVYTMLEDVLSSARALQLVLHDESYKIVSMEDPTAREVAEMIGDVRFWNDMDAVHSLVKLIKEMAQEIEAERPLVGQCLPLWDELRAKVKAWCSKFHIAEGAVEKVIETRFKKNYHPAWAAAYILDPLYLLRDNSGKYLPPFKCLTSEQEKDVDKLITRLVSREEAHIVLMELMKWRTEGLDPVYAKAVQMRERDPITGKMRIVNPQSSRLVWETYLTEFKSLGKVAVRLIFLHATSCGFKCNWSLLRWVYAHGQSRAGMDKVQKLIFIAAHSKLDRREFLSDEDKDADLFALANGEDDVLNEVLVDASSV from the coding sequence ATGGCAACAAGTAACACAACAACtacaccaccaccacaacacCAACAAGTAGACACAGCCACGGCAGAGGAGATAACAGCAAAGGCAGCACACAAGAGATATGAAGGTCTAATGATGGTAAGGACCAAagcaataaaaggaaaaggcgCGTGGTACTGGGCTCATTTAGAACCTATGTTGGTCCACAACACCGACACTGGTCTTCCAAAAGCTGTGAAGCTACGGTGTTCATTATGCGACGCCGTTTTCTCCGCTTCCAATCCTTCAAGAACTGCCTCTGAGCATCTGAAACGTGGTACTTGTCCTAATTTTAACTCTGTACCGAAACCCATTTCTTCAATCTCTCCAAACACTGCCTTACTGCCTTCTCCTTCTTCAAGCggtggtgttggtggtggtgcTACCACAGTAGTGCATGGTAGTAGTAATAGGAAACGACCTGTCGTTTCAAGTTCAGGGCTTTCTGGTTCTGGTGGAGTTGCATCATCAGCGTATCCAGTGACAGCCGTTGGTAGTACGTACCAAGTAAGTCCTCTTGCTATTGTGGATCCATCAAGATTCTCAGGTGAGATGGCTATGCTGCCCCAACAGCCACATTTGATGTTGTCTGGTGGGAAAGAGGATTTGGGTGCTTTAGCTATGTTGGAAGATAGTGTAAAGAGGTTGAAGAGTCCGAAAACTTCGCCAGGACAGGCTCTGAGCAAGACCCAGATTGACTGTGCACTTGATTATTTAGCTGATTGGGTTTACGAGTCTTGTGGGTCTGTGTCCTTTTCGAGTTTAGAGCATCCAAAGTTCAGGGCTTTTCTGAATCAAGTTGGTTTGCCTGTGGTTTCAAGGAGGGATTTTGTTGGTGGGAGATTGGATGTTAAGTACGAGGAAGCTAGGGCTGAGTCTGAGGCAAGGATTAGAGATGCTATGTTTTTTCAGATTGCATCGGATGGGTGGAAGTTGAAGAGTAATGGGAGCTCTGGTGATGTAAATTTTGTGAATTTGACAGTGAATTTGCCTAATGGAACTAGTTTGTATAGGAGAGCTGTGTTTGCTAGTGGTTCAGTGCCTTCCAAGTATGCAGAGGAGGTTTTTTGGGAGACCATAACAGGCATTTGTGGGAGTCTTGTGCAACAGTGTGTAGGGATAGTTGCAGACAGGTTTAAGGCCAAGGCATTGAGGAGTTTAGAGAACCAGAATCATTGGATGATCAATCTTTCTTGTCAGCTGCAAGGTTTCACTAGTTTGATTAAGGATTTTAGTAAAGAGCTTCCACTGTTCAGGACTGTGAGCGAGAATTGCTTCAAGCTTGCAAGTTTTGTCAATAATAAGACCCCAGTTCGAAATAGTTTCCATAAATATCAATTGCAGGAGTATGGGAATGCAGGATTATTGAGAATGCCGTTGCGGGAGTATGAGAAGATGGATTTTGGACCTGTGTATACAATGCTAGAGGACGTATTGAGCTCAGCTCGAGCATTGCAGTTGGTTTTGCATGATGAATCGTATAAGATAGTATCCATGGAGGATCCTACTGCAAGAGAAGTTGCTGAGATGATTGGAGATGTGAGATTTTGGAATGATATGGATGCGGTGCATTCGCTAGTTAAGTTGATAAAGGAAATGGCTCAAGAGATTGAGGCAGAGAGGCCATTAGTCGGGCAATGTCTGCCGCTATGGGATGAACTTAGGGCAAAAGTGAAGGCCTGGTGTTCAAAGTTCCACATTGCTGAAGGAGCAGTGGAGAAAGTGATTGAAACAAGGTTCAAGAAGAATTATCATCCTGCTTGGGCTGCTGCATACATACTCGATCCACTTTATTTGCTGAGGGACAACAGTGGCAAATACCTTCCTCCTTTCAAATGCTTGACCTCGGAGCAGGAAAAGGATGTGGACAAGCTTATAACCAGGCTTGTTTCAAGGGAGGAGGCTCATATTGTACTGATGGAACTCATGAAATGGAGAACAGAAGGGCTTGATCCTGTGTATGCAAAGGCTGTCCAGATGAGGGAGAGGGATCCCATCACAGGAAAGATGAGAATAGTAAATCCCCAAAGCAGTAGGCTTGTCTGGGAGACTTATCTTACGGAGTTCAAGTCGCTGGGCAAAGTTGCAGTTAGgcttatttttcttcatgccaCTTCATGTGGGTTCAAATGCAATTGGTCTTTGCTGAGATGGGTGTATGCCCATGGGCAATCAAGGGCAGGCATGGACAAGGTGCAAAAGTTGATATTTATCGCTGCTCACTCAAAGCTAGATAGGAGGGAGTTTTTGAGCGATGAAGATAAGGATGCAGATCTCTTTGCATTGGCAAACGGTGAGGATGATGTGCTAAACGAGGTTCTTGTTGATGCATCCTCAGTGTAA